The Sphingomonas sp. So64.6b genome includes a region encoding these proteins:
- a CDS encoding AraC family transcriptional regulator — protein sequence MSAHDTEGEGEANHELSAMLSPYVRGALEHWRGAWHIARRAVADYLLVYIVSGTGRFSVGDETFDVGPTDLIWIAPGILHEMRGHPPKMFVAYLHFDLVYDPLCSPRIRSGTAYAAGDHADMHPPFLRQPIAGWRGKLPVVNGPAIYALMKQAIAEQRGARRPLCVSGLMLEIIGEIATGLSPSATGARARWPALRRAAERIRVEPEINLDLSSMARAAHLSDSHFRKLFRETHGESPRAMKNRALMQKACDLVLHSGVSISEIAFQLGFSTVHNFSRAFSREIGVSPREYQRRMLGG from the coding sequence ATGAGCGCGCACGATACTGAGGGGGAGGGCGAGGCCAACCATGAGCTTTCGGCGATGCTCTCGCCGTATGTTCGGGGCGCGCTGGAGCATTGGCGCGGAGCGTGGCACATCGCCCGCCGCGCAGTGGCCGACTATCTCTTGGTCTATATCGTCTCCGGCACCGGTCGATTTTCGGTGGGCGACGAAACGTTCGATGTCGGTCCGACCGACTTGATCTGGATTGCCCCTGGTATTCTGCATGAGATGCGCGGCCATCCGCCGAAGATGTTCGTCGCCTATCTGCATTTCGATCTCGTCTATGATCCGCTGTGCAGTCCGCGCATCAGAAGCGGAACTGCCTATGCAGCGGGCGACCATGCCGACATGCATCCGCCGTTCTTGCGACAGCCGATCGCCGGCTGGCGCGGCAAGCTTCCGGTGGTCAATGGTCCGGCAATCTACGCGCTGATGAAACAGGCGATCGCCGAACAGCGCGGCGCGCGCCGACCGTTGTGCGTGTCGGGTCTGATGCTCGAGATTATCGGCGAGATCGCAACCGGCCTGTCTCCGTCGGCGACCGGCGCGCGCGCGCGGTGGCCAGCGCTACGCCGCGCGGCCGAGCGGATTCGCGTAGAGCCAGAAATCAACCTCGACCTCTCATCGATGGCGCGCGCCGCGCATCTCAGCGACTCGCACTTTCGCAAGCTCTTCCGCGAAACTCACGGTGAAAGCCCCCGTGCGATGAAGAACCGCGCGCTGATGCAGAAAGCATGTGACTTGGTGCTCCACTCGGGCGTGAGCATTTCGGAGATCGCATTTCAGCTCGGTTTCAGCACGGTGCACAATTTCTCCCGCGCCTTCAGCAGGGAAATCGGCGTTTCGCCGCGAGAGTATCAACGCAGGATGCTCGGCGGCTAA
- a CDS encoding ribokinase — MTTRHGTVLVAGSANADFVVRAPRIPAPGETVLGEDLAIIPGGKGANQAVACARAGGGATRMLVALGEDTLAPMIETSLRAAGVMLDVITSDRPTGAALITVSHDGENAITVAPGANAQLRPGDLPSLDGVSHLLMQLEIPLDTVMVFAAAARAAGLTVMLNAAPARPLPEELLATLDILVVNEEELARIVGDDGSVADRLAATGVPCAIVTLGGRGCCALAEGAFFVQPAFAVSPIDTTAAGDTFCGVLAATLAAGHDLTQALRAASAAGALATTRTGAQTSIPTAAEVATLLDTPNDPGRAAALADYCGVNHYAGITDSRPQGQS, encoded by the coding sequence ATGACCACGCGCCACGGCACCGTGCTGGTGGCGGGATCCGCGAATGCCGATTTCGTCGTCCGGGCGCCGCGCATACCGGCGCCCGGCGAGACGGTGCTCGGTGAGGACCTCGCGATCATTCCTGGCGGCAAGGGCGCCAACCAGGCGGTCGCCTGTGCACGGGCCGGAGGTGGTGCGACGCGCATGCTCGTCGCGTTGGGCGAAGACACGCTGGCGCCGATGATTGAGACGTCGTTGCGCGCGGCTGGCGTGATGCTCGACGTCATAACGTCGGACAGGCCGACCGGGGCGGCGCTGATCACCGTGTCGCATGACGGGGAAAATGCCATCACCGTCGCGCCGGGGGCCAATGCGCAGCTGCGGCCAGGCGACCTGCCCTCGCTCGACGGGGTCAGTCATTTGCTGATGCAGCTGGAAATCCCGCTCGACACGGTCATGGTCTTTGCCGCCGCCGCACGCGCGGCAGGCTTGACGGTAATGCTCAACGCGGCGCCTGCGCGGCCGCTGCCCGAGGAACTGCTGGCGACGCTCGACATACTCGTCGTCAACGAGGAGGAACTCGCGCGCATCGTTGGTGACGACGGATCGGTCGCCGATCGCCTCGCTGCGACCGGCGTGCCCTGCGCGATCGTGACGCTGGGCGGGCGGGGCTGCTGCGCGCTGGCTGAGGGCGCATTCTTCGTTCAGCCCGCCTTTGCGGTTTCGCCAATCGACACCACGGCGGCGGGCGACACGTTTTGCGGCGTGCTTGCGGCGACGCTCGCCGCCGGTCACGATCTTACACAGGCGCTGCGCGCGGCAAGTGCCGCCGGTGCCCTGGCGACCACCCGCACGGGAGCGCAGACCAGCATTCCTACCGCTGCCGAGGTCGCCACCCTGCTCGATACGCCGAATGACCCCGGCCGAGCCGCCGCGCTGGCAGACTATTGCGGCGTGAACCACTATGCCGGGATCACCGATTCCCGCCCGCAAGGCCAGTCATGA
- a CDS encoding sodium:solute symporter (Members of the Solute:Sodium Symporter (SSS), TC 2.A.21 as described in tcdb.org, catalyze solute:Na+ symport. Known solutes for members of the family include sugars, amino acids, nucleosides, inositols, vitamins, urea or anions, depending on the system.) has product MAFSRIVRRLIVLLAFCLAGAALPASADDSVSLVKASNLPPLAAGDGATMVALGGRTVVIGPNGAWALAADRRAWQPLDRSRLPADRKPRIVASNGQRAVLLRGDAHAMSNVAMLQLDNGALSLRTLPALPQPLTVAQAVVSGETVTIAGRSIGGTARVLDLTLGDPSWRVRAPWPGAGTPTTLAVQNGVLYLTLRNGAAEQLLAFGDKDGWKGRGSTPGPVLAGAARAIGQAHILYLVSDTKRGTQLYAFHTITAAWAAMPYRATGGVDAGVAAGNGLVLAHADGGRMTFAVAELERQRRALDLLDWTIIIVYMAAMLGVGGYMYRRAKLNSTSDFFLGSRSIPFWAAGVSMFAGNTSSISYLAIPAKAFETNWEYMTSKIVTVFGLMFVAIWVVPALRRLNLVSVFNYLEQRFHPAIRMLASALCIAMHVGGRMGVVLFLPALAIGTITGFNVIGCICILGVCTIIYTALGGMRAVIWTDFIQVIVLMGGALFAIGYIVWSLGFTAIEQAAMASDKTHMINTSFDFTQPTLWGFLILILFDTVLTFPKDQILMQRALATSSDKNAGRSIWLFAAVLLPGGLIFYVIGTVLFAYYQAHPARLDPLLPIDAVFPSFIGMELPHGVTGLIIAGLFAAAMGTLSGTINSVATLLSVDFYEKFAKNPTQKKTVRFAEWMTVLVGVVGIGLAVLLSQLDIHSLLDLSIELFGVLGGSCAGAYTLGMFTRRANAAGVGIGIVAASAITLAASIFHLVHPYFYLAIAIFVSIAVGYVASLFFPAPQRSLEGLIVPIGRFGRRRTQEDEPSTSIS; this is encoded by the coding sequence ATGGCTTTTTCCCGTATCGTTCGGCGGTTGATCGTCCTGCTCGCTTTTTGCCTCGCCGGTGCCGCATTGCCCGCGTCCGCGGACGATAGCGTCTCGCTGGTCAAGGCCTCCAACCTGCCTCCGCTCGCCGCCGGAGACGGTGCGACGATGGTGGCACTTGGCGGGCGCACCGTGGTGATCGGCCCTAACGGCGCCTGGGCGCTCGCCGCGGACCGCAGAGCTTGGCAGCCGCTCGATCGTTCGCGCCTGCCCGCCGACCGGAAGCCGCGCATTGTCGCCAGCAATGGCCAGCGCGCCGTGCTACTCCGGGGAGATGCGCACGCCATGAGCAATGTGGCGATGCTCCAGCTCGATAACGGCGCGCTATCGTTGCGTACGCTTCCCGCGCTGCCCCAACCGCTGACGGTCGCCCAAGCCGTGGTGAGCGGCGAAACCGTAACGATCGCCGGCCGGAGCATCGGCGGTACCGCGCGGGTGCTCGACCTGACTTTGGGTGACCCGTCATGGCGCGTGCGCGCGCCATGGCCCGGCGCCGGCACGCCCACGACCCTCGCCGTGCAGAATGGCGTGCTCTACCTGACGCTGCGCAATGGGGCGGCCGAGCAGCTCTTGGCGTTTGGCGACAAGGACGGATGGAAGGGACGCGGCTCTACCCCCGGCCCGGTACTGGCCGGTGCAGCACGCGCGATCGGCCAGGCACATATCCTGTATCTCGTGTCCGATACGAAGCGGGGCACTCAACTGTACGCCTTCCACACGATCACGGCCGCGTGGGCGGCTATGCCCTATCGCGCGACGGGCGGTGTCGATGCGGGCGTGGCGGCGGGTAACGGGCTGGTTCTCGCTCATGCCGACGGCGGCCGGATGACCTTCGCCGTCGCCGAGCTCGAGCGGCAGCGCCGCGCGCTCGATCTCCTCGATTGGACGATCATCATTGTCTATATGGCAGCGATGCTTGGGGTTGGCGGCTATATGTACCGCCGCGCCAAGCTCAACTCGACCAGCGACTTCTTCCTCGGCAGCCGCTCCATTCCCTTTTGGGCGGCCGGCGTCAGCATGTTCGCCGGCAATACCAGCTCGATCAGCTATCTCGCCATCCCGGCCAAGGCGTTCGAGACCAATTGGGAATATATGACCTCGAAGATCGTCACCGTGTTCGGGCTGATGTTCGTTGCGATCTGGGTGGTCCCGGCGCTGCGCCGACTCAACCTCGTCTCGGTGTTCAACTATCTCGAGCAGCGCTTCCATCCCGCGATCCGCATGCTCGCGAGCGCGCTGTGCATCGCGATGCATGTCGGCGGGCGGATGGGCGTGGTGCTGTTCCTGCCGGCGCTAGCGATCGGCACGATCACCGGCTTCAACGTGATCGGCTGCATCTGCATCCTCGGCGTCTGCACCATCATCTACACGGCGCTCGGCGGGATGCGCGCGGTGATATGGACCGATTTCATCCAGGTTATCGTGCTGATGGGCGGCGCGCTCTTCGCCATCGGCTATATCGTCTGGTCGCTCGGCTTTACCGCGATCGAGCAGGCCGCAATGGCGTCCGACAAGACCCATATGATCAACACCAGCTTCGATTTCACCCAGCCGACCTTGTGGGGCTTCCTCATCCTTATCCTATTCGACACCGTGCTGACCTTCCCCAAGGACCAGATCCTGATGCAGCGCGCGCTGGCGACTTCGTCGGACAAGAACGCCGGGCGCTCGATCTGGCTATTCGCGGCGGTGCTGCTGCCCGGGGGCCTCATCTTCTACGTTATCGGTACGGTGCTGTTCGCATATTACCAGGCGCATCCGGCTCGGCTCGATCCGCTTCTGCCGATCGATGCCGTGTTCCCCTCGTTCATTGGAATGGAACTGCCGCACGGCGTGACCGGGCTGATCATCGCTGGCCTGTTCGCGGCGGCAATGGGCACGCTGTCGGGCACGATCAACAGCGTCGCAACCTTGCTGTCAGTCGATTTCTACGAGAAGTTCGCCAAGAATCCGACACAGAAAAAGACCGTGCGCTTTGCCGAATGGATGACAGTGCTAGTCGGCGTGGTCGGCATCGGACTGGCAGTGCTGCTGTCGCAGCTCGACATCCATTCGCTGCTCGACCTGTCGATTGAGCTGTTCGGCGTGCTTGGTGGAAGCTGTGCGGGCGCCTATACGCTCGGCATGTTCACCCGCCGCGCCAACGCCGCCGGTGTCGGGATCGGCATCGTCGCGGCATCGGCGATCACGCTTGCGGCGAGCATCTTTCATCTCGTCCATCCCTATTTCTACCTGGCGATCGCGATCTTCGTCTCGATCGCGGTGGGTTATGTCGCGAGCCTGTTCTTTCCGGCGCCCCAGCGTTCGCTGGAAGGCCTCATCGTCCCGATTGGCCGGTTCGGACGGCGGCGCACACAGGAGGATGAGCCATCGACCTCCATTTCCTGA
- a CDS encoding CoA ester lyase, with product MRSKLFVPGARPDFFIKALASEADAISFDLEDSVTTGGKTAARSAIAGFLASEATRTALAANGKQVIVRVNAPHSPHFAADIAAMALPDVALINLPKLEDPDDVVTAVTALERAEQAAAITRPIGLLITIETPRALRRAAEIATAHPRIAGLQLGLNDLFEALAIDRRALGSAHAVMLAMRLATGEGGAFAYDGAYAAIADDQGFRLEAEQARALGYLGKSCIHPRQIAIANAVFGARADALDQARRIVAAADEAAAIGRGAFQLDGRMIDRPAIEQARATLAMADKE from the coding sequence ATGCGCAGCAAATTGTTCGTGCCGGGCGCACGGCCCGATTTTTTTATCAAGGCACTGGCGAGCGAGGCGGATGCCATCTCGTTCGATCTCGAAGACTCCGTGACGACAGGCGGCAAGACCGCAGCGCGCAGTGCAATAGCCGGGTTCCTGGCCAGCGAAGCGACGCGCACCGCGCTGGCGGCGAACGGCAAGCAGGTGATCGTGCGCGTCAACGCGCCTCACTCGCCGCATTTTGCCGCTGATATCGCTGCGATGGCGCTGCCCGATGTCGCTCTGATCAACCTCCCCAAGCTTGAAGATCCCGACGATGTCGTCACCGCGGTGACCGCGCTTGAACGCGCCGAGCAAGCTGCCGCCATTACCCGCCCGATCGGCCTGCTGATCACCATCGAGACACCCCGCGCATTGCGGCGGGCAGCCGAGATCGCGACGGCACATCCCCGCATCGCCGGCTTGCAACTGGGGCTCAACGATCTTTTCGAAGCGCTCGCGATCGATCGCCGGGCACTCGGCAGCGCCCATGCCGTGATGCTCGCCATGCGACTCGCCACCGGCGAGGGCGGCGCCTTCGCCTATGACGGTGCCTATGCGGCCATAGCCGACGACCAGGGCTTTCGCCTTGAAGCCGAGCAGGCTCGCGCACTTGGCTATCTCGGCAAGAGCTGCATTCATCCCCGGCAGATCGCTATTGCCAACGCTGTGTTCGGCGCGCGCGCGGATGCGCTGGATCAGGCGCGCCGGATTGTCGCTGCCGCGGATGAAGCCGCTGCGATCGGACGCGGCGCCTTTCAGCTCGACGGGCGGATGATCGACCGGCCCGCGATCGAGCAGGCACGCGCGACGCTTGCGATGGCGGACAAGGAATAA
- a CDS encoding sarcosine oxidase subunit beta family protein, with protein sequence MRYSAWNVFKEGLKEQRGWKPAWRSPDPQQSYDVIVIGGGGHGLATAYYLAKSFGITRVAVLEKGWIGGGNSGRNTTAIRSNYYYRASARMYEHSLKLYEGLSKELNYNVMFSQRGMISLAHSLHDLELVNRQMNAMRLNGVDAETLSPAEIGRRVPILDISPAARFPVLGGLIQKRAGTARHDAVVWGYARAADALGVDIIQNCEVTGFQRGPDGAVTGVETSRGRIASRKIGVAVAGHSSRLAEMAGFRLPITSYALQAFVSEPLKPVLDTVILSPATGVYMSQSDKGGLVIGGGLDLYPSYAQRGNMPVMSNVLGAVAAQYPSLGRVRLLRHWAGIVDVVPDSSPIIGASPVPGLFLDCAWGTGGFKAIPVGGTMLAHQLATLNPHPLAKPFSLDRFTTGALIDEAAGSGIAH encoded by the coding sequence ATGCGCTATTCCGCCTGGAACGTTTTCAAAGAGGGGCTGAAGGAGCAACGCGGATGGAAACCCGCATGGCGCTCGCCCGACCCCCAGCAGAGCTACGACGTTATTGTGATCGGTGGCGGTGGCCATGGCCTCGCGACCGCCTATTATCTCGCGAAGTCATTCGGCATCACCCGCGTCGCGGTCCTGGAAAAGGGCTGGATCGGCGGTGGCAACAGCGGTCGCAACACCACAGCGATCCGCTCGAACTATTATTATCGCGCGAGCGCCCGGATGTACGAGCATTCGCTCAAGCTCTATGAGGGCCTGTCGAAAGAGCTCAACTACAATGTGATGTTCAGCCAGCGCGGGATGATCTCGCTCGCGCACAGCCTCCACGATCTTGAGCTCGTAAATCGGCAGATGAACGCGATGCGGCTAAACGGCGTCGATGCCGAAACGCTGTCTCCGGCCGAAATCGGGCGCCGCGTGCCGATTCTCGACATTTCGCCAGCTGCACGGTTTCCCGTCCTCGGTGGCCTAATCCAAAAACGCGCGGGCACGGCCCGGCACGATGCGGTGGTATGGGGTTATGCCCGGGCCGCCGATGCGCTGGGGGTCGACATTATCCAGAATTGCGAGGTCACGGGTTTTCAACGTGGCCCCGATGGCGCCGTGACCGGGGTTGAGACATCGCGCGGGCGGATCGCCTCGCGGAAGATCGGCGTGGCTGTGGCGGGCCACTCGAGCCGGCTTGCCGAGATGGCCGGTTTCCGCCTGCCGATCACAAGCTACGCGCTTCAGGCCTTTGTGTCGGAGCCGTTGAAGCCCGTTCTCGACACGGTTATTCTGTCTCCTGCGACGGGCGTCTATATGAGCCAGTCGGACAAAGGCGGGCTCGTCATCGGCGGCGGGCTCGACCTCTACCCTTCCTATGCGCAGCGCGGAAACATGCCGGTGATGAGCAACGTGCTGGGCGCCGTCGCGGCGCAATATCCCTCGCTCGGCCGGGTCCGGCTGCTCCGCCATTGGGCGGGTATCGTCGATGTGGTTCCCGACAGCAGCCCGATCATCGGAGCCTCCCCGGTGCCGGGGCTTTTTCTTGACTGCGCATGGGGCACGGGTGGCTTCAAGGCCATCCCGGTCGGCGGCACGATGCTAGCACACCAGCTCGCCACGCTTAATCCGCATCCGCTCGCCAAACCCTTCTCCCTCGACCGCTTCACAACGGGCGCTCTCATCGACGAAGCGGCCGGCTCCGGCATCGCGCACTGA
- a CDS encoding phytanoyl-CoA dioxygenase family protein has product MPYPKPTTQDVLRFEADGFLVVRDAIDPEEVAALVAMGADMTQRPADWGKDWDWRRGEPLDQRAYRIVQSGVDRLFPWLPQSRFRAWAGRFGGALMRQDMAFWYEQFLGKPPGVGAPTPWHQDEGYWGRTLEDCGITCWTAFHAVGPENGCMHFARGAHRRLIEHCNPPEMASDLLVCDIAQDAEVIGCPIEAGSVTFHHSKTPHMTTANSTPRWRLSLAQHFRNPACAVLAADHYDWRVRVCQRTDGG; this is encoded by the coding sequence ATGCCTTATCCTAAACCAACGACGCAGGACGTACTGCGCTTCGAAGCTGACGGCTTTCTGGTCGTGCGCGATGCAATCGACCCGGAGGAAGTCGCGGCGCTTGTCGCGATGGGTGCGGACATGACGCAGCGCCCGGCGGACTGGGGAAAGGACTGGGATTGGCGACGCGGTGAGCCGCTTGATCAGCGTGCTTATCGGATCGTCCAGAGCGGTGTCGACCGGCTGTTTCCCTGGCTGCCGCAATCGCGTTTCCGCGCCTGGGCCGGCCGGTTCGGCGGCGCGCTGATGCGCCAGGATATGGCGTTCTGGTATGAACAGTTTCTCGGTAAGCCGCCCGGCGTCGGCGCACCGACGCCCTGGCATCAGGACGAAGGCTATTGGGGGCGCACGCTGGAGGATTGTGGCATCACCTGCTGGACTGCCTTCCACGCCGTTGGACCGGAAAATGGCTGCATGCACTTCGCGCGCGGTGCGCATCGACGCCTGATCGAGCATTGCAACCCTCCAGAAATGGCAAGCGACCTGCTGGTCTGCGATATTGCGCAGGACGCCGAGGTGATTGGCTGCCCGATTGAGGCCGGTAGCGTGACGTTTCATCACAGCAAGACGCCGCATATGACCACTGCCAACAGCACGCCGCGGTGGCGCCTGTCGCTCGCGCAGCATTTTCGAAACCCAGCGTGCGCGGTGCTCGCAGCGGACCATTACGATTGGCGCGTAAGGGTTTGTCAGCGGACGGATGGGGGTTGA
- a CDS encoding LysR family transcriptional regulator produces MTVVDRGSMAAAARALNVSPSAVAQQLHALERELGTPLIVRVGRTVRMTEQGGRILGQARELLRNAAELRNTAHDDAISGNLRLGACTTPLSGMLPDILARLIGKSPAINVHIQSASSAQLYAAVEAGELDAAFVLEAPYPIPKTCEWCMLREEALIMLAPRHLAHRDPHDLLRTEPLIRYDRHQWGGRSAEDYLRKVGITPRERFELNALNAIAVMVDRGLGVALVPDWAPPWPAGLSLARIALPTPVVGRRIGIVWSRATVHTRLVNLLLAESEAATADATNGQNGDSAA; encoded by the coding sequence GTGACGGTGGTCGATCGCGGCTCGATGGCGGCGGCGGCGCGGGCGCTCAACGTCAGCCCTTCGGCGGTCGCGCAACAGCTCCATGCGCTCGAACGGGAGCTCGGCACGCCGCTCATCGTTCGCGTCGGCCGCACCGTGCGCATGACCGAGCAGGGCGGGCGAATTCTCGGCCAGGCGCGCGAACTGCTTCGCAACGCGGCCGAGTTGCGCAACACCGCTCATGATGATGCCATCAGCGGCAATCTGCGTCTGGGCGCGTGCACGACGCCGCTCAGTGGCATGCTGCCGGATATCCTCGCCCGGCTGATCGGCAAATCCCCGGCGATCAACGTGCATATCCAGTCGGCCAGCTCAGCGCAGCTTTACGCTGCGGTCGAGGCCGGCGAGCTCGATGCCGCTTTCGTGCTCGAAGCACCCTATCCGATTCCGAAGACGTGCGAATGGTGCATGCTGCGCGAAGAGGCGCTGATCATGCTGGCGCCCCGGCATCTCGCGCACCGCGATCCGCATGATCTCCTCCGTACCGAACCCCTGATTCGCTACGACCGGCATCAATGGGGCGGCCGCAGCGCCGAGGATTATCTGCGCAAGGTCGGGATCACGCCAAGGGAGCGCTTCGAACTCAACGCCCTTAATGCCATTGCCGTGATGGTGGATCGCGGCCTCGGCGTGGCGCTGGTGCCCGATTGGGCACCGCCTTGGCCGGCCGGACTTTCGCTCGCCCGGATAGCGCTGCCGACGCCCGTCGTCGGACGGCGGATCGGGATCGTATGGTCGCGTGCCACCGTACACACCCGGCTGGTCAATTTACTGCTGGCCGAAAGCGAAGCAGCGACCGCCGATGCGACCAATGGGCAGAATGGCGATAGCGCTGCATAA
- a CDS encoding TonB-dependent receptor — protein sequence MQMLARLALGTALAGTMCSAAYAGSLPSGTAADAAAQTPDQTATAPEEDTTPIVVTGTRSPKAIDKIAGAITIISPAEVQRSLTITEDATAVLARTVPGYSESNQTLNTLGETMRGRTALYMFDGIPQSTPLRDGSRNATFTDMATIERIEVIGGASASEGIGAAGGIINYISKRATEPGTHFGVTGRFGTQFDDDSATWKIGGTLSHKSGGIDVFAAGSYLTRGITYDAHGRRIGISASSSVADSKQWDGFLKIGTNFGDGDSQRVEGVASYFKLKANGNYHYVAGSRTLGIPDTAEPGPPTDPITGQLLFAPDFNKFQQYALNYSNTSLFGGSLVATAYYAKQEMCFPGDNGIDKQDPRISPGVIFDQSEILSKKYGLRTSYTRPDFLLQGFELRFGIDAVHDQTQQYLALTNRVWVPPLNYTSFGPYVQLAYDLGPVTLSGGWRHEDGKVKVDDYTTTFYRNSVLVKGGNLKYKNDLLNAGIIGRFGGGFSAFATYGEGFTLPNAGIPLRNVNTPGKTVEGLFDLQAVVFKNKEVGFNWRGRMGSVGVSYYQSKSDLGSSLTVDPITKDYVLNRRPIKIYGFDVTAEFRPTSTVRLNALFSHVVGKTSAANGVTDPLDVTLGVLNIAPDKANGQISWQFTPEGSISFGATSLFSRNINKGKSTEEHTKGYTLFDATAGYRVNDVGTFSLGVENLFNKFYFLSSSQIDIYQNYFAGRGRTVSLTFHRDF from the coding sequence ATGCAAATGCTTGCACGTCTGGCGCTCGGCACGGCTCTCGCCGGAACGATGTGCTCCGCCGCTTACGCCGGCTCGCTGCCTTCCGGCACGGCCGCCGACGCAGCCGCGCAGACACCGGACCAGACCGCCACAGCGCCCGAAGAGGACACGACGCCAATTGTCGTCACCGGCACGAGATCGCCCAAGGCAATCGACAAGATCGCCGGCGCGATCACCATCATCTCTCCCGCTGAAGTGCAGCGCTCGCTGACCATCACCGAGGATGCGACCGCAGTGCTGGCCCGTACCGTCCCGGGCTATTCGGAATCGAACCAGACGCTCAACACGCTAGGCGAGACGATGCGTGGTCGCACCGCGCTCTATATGTTCGACGGCATCCCGCAGTCGACGCCGCTACGCGACGGCAGCCGCAACGCGACCTTCACCGACATGGCGACGATCGAGCGCATCGAAGTGATCGGCGGCGCATCTGCGTCCGAGGGCATCGGCGCGGCCGGCGGTATCATCAACTATATTTCCAAACGTGCGACCGAGCCCGGTACGCATTTTGGCGTGACCGGCCGGTTCGGCACCCAGTTCGACGACGACAGTGCGACCTGGAAGATTGGCGGAACGCTTAGCCACAAGTCGGGCGGGATCGATGTCTTCGCTGCTGGATCCTATCTGACGCGCGGTATCACCTACGACGCTCATGGCCGCCGTATCGGGATCAGCGCATCGAGCTCGGTTGCCGACTCGAAGCAATGGGATGGTTTCCTGAAGATCGGCACCAATTTCGGTGACGGCGATTCCCAGCGCGTCGAGGGTGTCGCGAGCTATTTCAAACTCAAGGCCAACGGTAATTATCACTATGTCGCCGGCAGCCGCACACTCGGCATTCCCGACACGGCGGAGCCCGGGCCGCCGACGGATCCGATCACGGGCCAGCTCCTGTTCGCCCCTGATTTCAACAAGTTCCAGCAATATGCGCTGAATTACAGCAACACTTCGTTGTTCGGCGGCAGTCTTGTGGCCACGGCCTATTATGCGAAGCAGGAGATGTGCTTCCCAGGCGATAACGGGATCGACAAGCAGGATCCACGCATCTCGCCGGGTGTCATCTTCGACCAATCGGAAATCCTGTCGAAGAAATACGGACTGCGCACCTCCTACACGCGCCCCGACTTCCTGCTGCAGGGTTTTGAACTGCGTTTCGGCATCGACGCGGTGCATGATCAGACTCAGCAATATCTCGCCCTGACCAATCGCGTTTGGGTGCCGCCGCTCAACTATACGAGCTTCGGCCCCTATGTGCAGCTGGCCTATGATCTCGGTCCAGTGACGCTGAGCGGCGGCTGGCGTCACGAAGACGGCAAGGTCAAGGTCGACGATTATACGACCACTTTTTACCGCAACAGCGTGTTGGTGAAGGGCGGCAACCTCAAATACAAGAATGACCTGCTCAACGCCGGCATCATCGGTCGCTTCGGCGGTGGATTCTCGGCCTTTGCGACCTATGGTGAAGGCTTCACTCTGCCCAATGCCGGTATCCCGCTGCGCAACGTGAACACGCCGGGCAAGACAGTCGAAGGCCTGTTCGATCTCCAGGCGGTGGTCTTCAAGAACAAGGAGGTCGGATTCAACTGGCGCGGCCGGATGGGTAGCGTCGGCGTTTCCTACTATCAGTCCAAGTCCGACCTGGGCTCAAGCCTCACGGTCGATCCGATAACTAAGGACTATGTGCTCAACCGCCGACCGATCAAGATCTATGGCTTCGACGTGACGGCGGAGTTCCGCCCGACCTCCACAGTGCGATTGAACGCCCTGTTCAGCCATGTGGTGGGCAAGACATCGGCTGCCAATGGCGTGACCGATCCGCTCGATGTGACGCTCGGTGTGCTCAACATCGCGCCCGACAAGGCCAATGGGCAGATATCCTGGCAGTTTACGCCAGAGGGGTCGATTTCGTTCGGCGCGACCAGCTTGTTCAGTCGCAACATCAATAAGGGCAAATCGACCGAGGAGCACACCAAGGGGTACACGCTGTTCGATGCGACGGCCGGCTACCGGGTCAATGATGTCGGCACCTTCTCCCTCGGTGTCGAAAATCTGTTCAACAAGTTCTATTTCCTGTCGTCGTCGCAGATCGATATCTACCAGAACTATTTTGCAGGTCGCGGGCGCACGGTGTCGCTGACCTTCCACCGCGACTTCTGA